Proteins encoded in a region of the Diabrotica virgifera virgifera chromosome 4, PGI_DIABVI_V3a genome:
- the LOC114325419 gene encoding uncharacterized protein LOC114325419, translated as MKCFVLFACCVAYISASALNFQPFQSVYVDPCACRKCLEEIWNRTLQLNQNLNSVNRTLNNLTVILEKNVTTEVTYQLDELCKVEENLDNLVATEKNITVVLQAQICNLTDVVGDLEKCCRDMECLEQKVDEQTCILANVKNVALTALNDCVNSSCSTASVGVPA; from the exons ATGAAGTGTTTTGTACTGTTCGCTTGCTGTGTTGCATATATTTCAGCTTCGGCCCTTAATTTTCAGC CTTTCCAATCAGTATACGTAGACCCATGTGCGTGCAGAAAATGTTTAGAGGAAATATGGAACAGAACACTACAGCTTAATCAAAATTTGAATTCAGTCAACCGCACTCTAAACAATTTAACAGTGATACTCGAAAAAAATGTAACAACTGAGGTGACGTATCAACTTGACGAACTCTGCAAAGTGGAAGAAAACCTCGACAACTTAGTAGCCACAGAAAAAAATATCACAGTTGTTCTTCAAGCACAAATTTGTAACCTGACAGATGTGGTAGGTGACTTGGAAAAATGTTGCAGAGATATGGAGTGTTTGGAACAGAAGGTCGACGAACAGACATGCATCTTAGCTAACGTTAAGAATGTTGCTCTGACGGCTCTTAATGACTGTGTTAACAGCAGCTGCTCCACGGCATCTGTCGGTGTGCCAGCGTAA
- the LOC114325420 gene encoding uncharacterized protein LOC114325420: MKYLYLFFIAYIFAYVSGSQLKNQQHVCNCQKTLETIYADVLQQEKALNQTLIDISVLEIELRQLDDLLEGQEDKLIDISAELAALTVTKNYINRLLADGSQALQCIIDNLKEVCHDLHDDVDNDVDQQQSQIINILSVVMKVEDCKNGNSCPAAPQ, translated from the exons ATGAAGTatctgtatttgttttttattgcTTATATCTTCGCCTACGTTTCTGGATCTCAGCTTAAAA atCAACAACATGTTTGTAACTGCCAAAAGACTTTAGAAACCATTTATGCTGATGTCCTCCAGCAAGAGAAAGCTTTAAATCAAACCCTTATTGATATTTCTGTTCTTGAAATAGAGCTTAGACAACTCGATGATCTTCTTGAAGGACAAGAAGATAAGCTAATAGACATCTCGGCTGAATTAGCAGCACTAACTGTAACTAAGAACTACATTAATCGTTTACTTGCCGATGGAAGCCAAGCCCTCCAATGCATCATAGACAATCTCAAAGAAGTTTGCCATGATCTACACGATGACGTCGATAATGATGTCGATCAACAACAATCTCAAATTATAAATATTCTAAGTGTTGTTATGAAAGTTGAAGATTGTAAGAATGGAAACTCATGTCCTGCTGCTCCCCAATAA